The region TGAATGCCTGGTAAATAAACGCCTCAGTTGCGTGAAATTTCCGGGCTAATATGCGGGCTAAAGGGCCAGGTCCAGCGAGCCGACCGCTTCTATTTTCGCCGGCTGCCAGCGCGGGTTGTCGTCTTTGTCCACTAGACGCGCCCGCACCCCTTCTACAAAATCGGGATGCCCCAAAATAAAACGTGCTGCTTTCAGATCCGATTGGAATACTTCCTCTATCGGAAGATGGGCATTGTGTCTTAAAAGTTTCAGGGTCAGGACCACCCCGGTGGGAGAACGTTCCTTCAGATTTAAGTAAAGTAAAGATTCTCATCAATTTTCATGCAAGATTCAGGTAATTACTTCTTTACTTCGTAATCAATCGACGCCTCTATGCGGCGATTTTTTATTCGCCCTTCTTTGGTCTTGTTATCGGCTATCGGATGTGAGAACCCGAACCCTTTGGTTGCAATTCGTCCAGAATCAATCCCAAGTTTATTAACGAGCAAAGCTTTTACTGCTTCAGCCCGCCGCTGAGAAAGGTTGAGGTTATATTCTTTACCGCCGATATTGCAGGTATGACCTTCAATCAAAATATTAAGATTCGGATGCTTTTTCATGACATCGGCGATTTTTTTGATGTCATCGCAGTATTCGGGCTTGACGATTGCCTTGTCAAAGTCGAATTGCACAAGCAGCGTGACACGCTTTTTTTCAAAAAGCTGTCGTTCAACCTCTATTTCCGCCTTCGGAGCCGCCTTGATTTCCTTTATTTCGGGACAACCGTCTTTATCTACTTTGGTTCCCTCGGGCGTGTCCGGGCATTTGTCGAGATCGTCGGGGACGCCATCTTTATCTGAATCGACGACAATCTTCGGGGCGGCTGCAGTCTCTTCTTTGCGCTGTTCAGCCATCGGTTCTTCGACCTTTTTGGGACTTCCGAAAAAGAAGCTCAAGCCCGCGGTGTACTCGAAATTATGTTCGATGCTGCCGAATGCGAGAACATGCCGGGCATCAAATCTCAATGCAAGCCATTCTGTGAGGTACAATTTTACGCCGGCACCGTAATCTAAAGCAGCCATTGTTTTGCTGTCATTGCGCGAGTTGTAGTCGATACTCTGTCCGCCTGCGCCGATTGCAAGAAAAGGGACGATGCGTGTATCCGGAAAAAAGTGGTAAAGCCCTTCCAGACGATAATTGAATACATTGGTGCTCTCGCTTGTCCCCGCACCGGTGTACTTTGTCGAAATATAATCAAATACAAGCTCGGCGCCCCAGTTCTTAGTAAAATCGTATCCAACCCTCAGCCCGTAAACAGGCTTATTATCGAGATCCTGGTCGCCTTCAAACACATATCCGCCGATAAACGGTGATACAGAAAAGCTTTCGGGTTTATTCTGGGCAAAAGATGGTGCAGTGATTCCCAAGGCAAGGATTAAAATGGTAAAAAGACATCTTTTCATGGCTGTCCTCCTGTTATTTGGCGAAGTCTCTTGAAAATGTTAACGCGCAAAAAAAATATACATATATTTTAACATATATTGTCCAACCTTTCAACGGCAACGTATGCATATGGCTGACCGTGAGTTGTGAAATGCCAATCCTTAAACCCCGCCCTTCAGGGCGGGGAGTTTCACAACCGGATTCGTAAAGCTTCAGAGCATCAGTGCTGCACACTTTCTTAAACATTGGTAGTCGTCAGCAGATCGGAAAATTCGTTTAAAACCCTTTAAAACAGTGAAGGGGAATGAGCTCGCTAACGCAGTTCAAGCTAGAAGTACTCCTGCAATCCGGGCCGGATCAATTCATATTCGATGATCTCGCCCAGCTCCTGTTCCTTCCTGCCGGGTTCCGAGGGGGCCGGTCCAATGACGAGGTTGGCCAAAGCGCTTTTTTGAGCGTCATTCAGGCGCCGGTTGATAGACAAAGGCTGCTTCTCAACATAGAGCGTGCGGCCAGTGTTGATGCGAATCTCCTTAAAGGCGCGCTGATATGAGATCAGCGGGCGCAACAGCGCTTCGCTGTAACTGACCATGAGTTCACAGCCTTCAAAGTCGATCAACGGCCACAAGCGTTCATGGAAGCACAGTCTGTCTTTTTGAGCGCTGATGGACCACAGTTGAGGATCGGCATTATGACGGCTCAGATCTTCGGCCTGACGGCCGATCCGCTCGGCAGGACCGGTCAGCGCCAGGGCGCGGATGTAGCCGCTGTCCGTGATCGATTCAGGGCCTTTGAGGATGAAACGGGCGCTGCGTCGGCGGTTGGCGGCACGTTGATAGTGGTGCTTGTAGACAAAGGAACAGTAGTTGATCGGCAATCCGATGTTCTGGGCGACGGCCGTTTGCATCAGGGCCAACGCCGTGAGTTCCGATTCCAGTACAGTCACCTTCTCGCCATGCAGAAAGGTATAGGGACGTATTTTGAGTCGAGAGCTATTATAGGGCGTAAGGCGCAGTTGGTGCAGATTGAGGTGACTAACCCCTATGTCGTGCATTGCGGAGAGCAACTCGGCTACCCGCGGCCGGTCTTCGGGAATTATCGGGATCTCCACGGTCACGCAAGGGATTCGGCCGACGGCCATTTCAACCTTCTTTAGATCGTAGTCCGCGGCGCTGATGTCGAAGCGGATTTCGTTCAACCCGGCCGATTCCAGCCTGATCAGATGCTCTGCTGTGAGTAAGGTGCCGTTGGTGTAAAGCCAAATGTGCAGGGCATCGCCTTGCCGGCGCCGGACAGTTTCGATGTAGCGCAGCGTACTGTCAAAGGTCAGCAGCGGTTCTCCTCCGCTGATGCTGACGCCTTTGAAGTCGAAATGGCGGATGTAATCGGCATAGTCCCGCGCTTTGGCAAAGGGAATCCGGTTGGTGGTGGGCACGCTGATCTCATCCTGGACCGTGGGGCAATAGAAGCAGCGGCAGTTGCATTTGCCATTGATAAAGAGACAAGACCATTCGCCCTGGCTGCAAATGTGGCAGCCTGTAGCTAGGGGCCCAAGATGGGGTTTGGTCCCCTCATGAGCCACCTTGATGTTATTGCCCAAAGCGCTTAAACGATGCGTGCGTTCGGCCTCAGCCTCGCGGGCGTGTGATGCAGACACCCAATGCAGCTCTTGGGCCAGCGGGCCGTATTCCGCCGCGTTGGCCTCAAGGATGCGTTGGCGCTGATTAATGAAGGGCGAGGTGTGCATGTTTACGTATCCGCAAACAAAAGATCATAAGGTTTTGAAGATGCTTCTGGCGATTTGAACGATTTTCCTTTTAACAGCGTAAAATAGCAGGTATTTATCAAAAAAACAATTCAGGAATATTGATGTGAGAACATCAATGGCGTTAGGATATTCGGCTTGGGTGCTAAAGTCAAATATCATTATTATAAACCATGATGGCCATGATCTTTCATTGTTATTGTAAAGATTTAAAGACTATTCACAGTAGTTGACGGCCCCAGACGGTTGAAAATTTTTCGATTTGGAATCGCAAATATTTTGGGATTCGTTTTTTGGTGAGTGTAAGGCGAGCGCGAATTTTCAATCCGAGGGTTGGAACACAACATATGATTTGACCGGCTTCAATTCAAAATTTGCTACTGGAGCATGATCGACCGGGATAATTAGATATCATAAAATTTTAGATAGTTGCG is a window of Candidatus Desulfatibia profunda DNA encoding:
- a CDS encoding radical SAM protein — protein: MSASHAREAEAERTHRLSALGNNIKVAHEGTKPHLGPLATGCHICSQGEWSCLFINGKCNCRCFYCPTVQDEISVPTTNRIPFAKARDYADYIRHFDFKGVSISGGEPLLTFDSTLRYIETVRRRQGDALHIWLYTNGTLLTAEHLIRLESAGLNEIRFDISAADYDLKKVEMAVGRIPCVTVEIPIIPEDRPRVAELLSAMHDIGVSHLNLHQLRLTPYNSSRLKIRPYTFLHGEKVTVLESELTALALMQTAVAQNIGLPINYCSFVYKHHYQRAANRRRSARFILKGPESITDSGYIRALALTGPAERIGRQAEDLSRHNADPQLWSISAQKDRLCFHERLWPLIDFEGCELMVSYSEALLRPLISYQRAFKEIRINTGRTLYVEKQPLSINRRLNDAQKSALANLVIGPAPSEPGRKEQELGEIIEYELIRPGLQEYF
- a CDS encoding outer membrane beta-barrel domain-containing protein; this translates as MKRCLFTILILALGITAPSFAQNKPESFSVSPFIGGYVFEGDQDLDNKPVYGLRVGYDFTKNWGAELVFDYISTKYTGAGTSESTNVFNYRLEGLYHFFPDTRIVPFLAIGAGGQSIDYNSRNDSKTMAALDYGAGVKLYLTEWLALRFDARHVLAFGSIEHNFEYTAGLSFFFGSPKKVEEPMAEQRKEETAAAPKIVVDSDKDGVPDDLDKCPDTPEGTKVDKDGCPEIKEIKAAPKAEIEVERQLFEKKRVTLLVQFDFDKAIVKPEYCDDIKKIADVMKKHPNLNILIEGHTCNIGGKEYNLNLSQRRAEAVKALLVNKLGIDSGRIATKGFGFSHPIADNKTKEGRIKNRRIEASIDYEVKK
- a CDS encoding enoyl-CoA hydratase/isomerase family protein, which translates into the protein MVLTLKLLRHNAHLPIEEVFQSDLKAARFILGHPDFVEGVRARLVDKDDNPRWQPAKIEAVGSLDLAL